In Carassius gibelio isolate Cgi1373 ecotype wild population from Czech Republic chromosome B13, carGib1.2-hapl.c, whole genome shotgun sequence, one genomic interval encodes:
- the nkx2.3 gene encoding homeobox protein Nkx-2.3: MMLPSPITSTPFSVKDILKLEQQSRHLQSLHPAQHHAQLHPELQERFQAPSSCFLGGGDSPGFSDNDEKMSFLNSLSMQDSLVESSLSPPMFVHPGLGHVDTKLEDELEDHETKSCSAIIRSPECEGEAHSDTERAQRQRTRRKPRVLFSQAQVFELERRFKQQRYLSAPEREHLASTLKLTSTQVKIWFQNRRYKCKRQRQDKTLEMAGHHHPPPPPRRVAVPVLVRDGKPCLTGSQSYNATYAVNPGPYTYNGYSSYNNAAYTNPYSCTYPSLPPLPANTSTNALMSMSLNNLGTYSQPQTSQGTPVSACQGTLQGIRAW; the protein is encoded by the exons ATGATGCTTCCGAGCCCGATCACATCAACGCCGTTTTCTGTGAAGGATATACTGAAACTGGAGCAGCAATCTCGCCACCTTCAATCTCTGCATCCCGCGCAACACCACGCACAACTGCATCCGGAACTGCAGGAGAGATTCCAGGCACCATCATCCTGTTTTCTCGGAGGTGGAGACAGCCCCGGCTTCTCAGACAACGACGAGAAGATGTCTTTCCTGAACTCTCTCTCCATGCAGGACAGTTTAGTGGAGAGCAGCCTTTCGCCTCCGATGTTCGTCCATCCGGGCCTGGGACACGTCGACACTAAACTTGAAGATGAACTTGAGGACCACGAAACGA AGAGCTGCTCTGCCATCATCAGATCCCCGGAGTGTGAGGGCGAGGCGCACTCGGACACGGAGCGCGCGCAGCGGCAGAGGACGCGCAGGAAGCCGCGGGTTCTCTTCAGCCAGGCGCAGGTCTTCGAGCTCGAGCGGCGCTTCAAGCAGCAGCGCTATTTGTCCGCTCCCGAGAGAGAACATTTGGCTAGTACCCTGAAGCTGACATCGACGCAGGTCAAAATCTGGTTCCAGAACCGCAGATACAAATGCAAGCGACAGCGTCAAGACAAAACACTGGAAATGGCAGGACACCATCACCCGCCGCCGCCGCCCAGGAGAGTGGCAGTGCCCGTCCTAGTCCGGGATGGCAAACCGTGTTTAACGGGATCACAGAGCTACAACGCCACTTACGCGGTGAACCCAGGCCCCTACACATATAACGGCTACTCGTCTTATAATAACGCCGCGTACACAAACCCTTACAGCTGTACATATCCCAGCCTTCCTCCTCTCCCAGCAAACACATCCACTAATGCGCTGATGAGCATGAGTCTGAACAACCTCGGAACATATTCCCAACCTCAGACATCGCAAGGGACACCCGTGTCCGCGTGCCAAGGGACTCTGCAGGGCATTCGAGCATGGTAG